Proteins encoded in a region of the Bacteroidota bacterium genome:
- a CDS encoding P-II family nitrogen regulator — translation MKKIEAIIRPHKLEEVREALHDNGIHGMTITEVKGVGRQKGHAEVYRGSEYKIDFLPKIKLEIVVPDKKLDEAVSLIVKASKTGNVGDGKVFVTPVDESIRIRTEEGGDDAL, via the coding sequence ATGAAAAAGATCGAGGCTATCATACGACCGCATAAGCTGGAGGAAGTTCGGGAAGCGCTGCATGACAACGGTATTCACGGGATGACAATAACCGAAGTTAAAGGGGTCGGCAGACAAAAAGGACATGCCGAAGTCTACCGTGGGTCCGAGTATAAAATTGATTTTTTGCCGAAAATCAAGCTTGAGATTGTCGTGCCTGATAAGAAACTCGATGAGGCGGTTTCGCTCATCGTTAAAGCTTCAAAGACGGGGAATGTGGGAGACGGGAAGGTCTTTGTTACTCCTGTCGATGAATCGATTCGCATCCGGACAGAAGAAGGAGGAGATGATGCGCTCTGA